CACCACGGCATTTCTCTACGCCACGATCCAGAACGTTCGCGGGGTCATCTTGCGTGAACGCGGAACAATACGCCATGGCTGAATTGTGCCCGCCTGGCTATATTCATGCCGCCTCGGGGGCGGAATGGCTGCCCTGAACATCACTAGAAGAACGGCGCCGTTTCAACGGCGTCATTTTGTGACAGCTCTGTTCAAGCTCCTGTGAGATGCTGTATCCTCGCGTAACCTACTCCCGCTCGATCCGAACTGGGATCATAAGCCTGTCGTCTCGATGCTCCTAGTATTCGTCCGCAGTCAACGTCGGCCCGGCACGTCCCAACTCGCGGAACAGCTCAAGCGATTCGCGATGAGCCGAAGCGGACAATGCTGCGTGAAGGGCATAACAACCTCAAGAAATTGGTTTCCCAGGAGGCCACCATGAAAATCTCGCGTCGCGCTGTATCCGCAGGCGGTCTGGGGCTACTTGCCGCAACCGCTCTTTCTCCGGCCCATGCTCTCGACGGCCCGATCGCCGACCTCGTAGATGGCTCGGAGGATTTCTGGCTGGCCGTGGAAGCCTATATCTACGGCTATCCCCTGGTGACGATGGAGATGACGCGGCGGGTGCTGACGAACGTCCCCGCGGTGGAAGGCACCAAGGGGCCGATGGGCCAGATCATCAAACTGCGTGAATATCCGAACGCATCGTTCAAGGACGTCACGGCCCCCAACGCCGACACTCTCTACACCACAGCCTTCGTTGACGTGGGCAAGGAACCATGGGTCCTGTCCATCCCCGCGATGGACGACCGATACTACCTGTTCCCCATGCTCGACGGCTGGACGAACGTGTTCCAGGTTCCTGGCCAACGCACCACGGGTGGCAAGGCGCAGCAGTACGCGATCACCGGGCCGGGGTGGCAAGGCACGCTTCCGGCCGGCGTCACGCAATACGTCTCGCCGACGAACCTCGTCTGGATTCTTGGCCGCATCTACTGCACAGGCACGCCGGAGGACTACAAGGCTGTTCATGCGCTCCAGGACCAGTGCAAGCTGGTGCCGCTCAGCAGCTACGGCAAGGATTGGCAGCCACCGCCCGGCGTGGTTGACCCGAGCATCGACATGAAGACGGCCGTCCGCGAACAGGTGAACCGCATGGATGCGGTCTCATATTTCACGCTGCTGAGCGATCTGCTGAAAACGAACCCCCCGTCCGAAGCGGACGCGCCCATCCTCGAGAAGATGGCGCGGATCGGGATCGTGCCGGGCCAGGACTTTGACAAAAGCAAGCTTGATGCCGCCTTCGTGAAGCGGATTCCGGAGATCGGTTTCGCGCGCATTATGATGCATTTCAAGTTCAGTGACGGCGACATCAAGGACATCAACGGCTGGGCCTACACGACCAAGACCGGCCTCTATGGAACGGATTACCTGCAGCGCGCCCTGATTGCGGCGATCGGTCTTGGCGCCAACCGCCCGCAGGACGCGATCTATCCCACGTCTCTGAAGCAACGCGACGGTCTCTTCTCTCGCTCTTATGACGGCGCGAACAAGTATGTTCTCACCTTCCCGAAGGGGCGGACCCCGCCGGTGCGTGGGTTCTGGTCCATCACCATGTATGATGAGAAGTATTTTTTCGTCGAGAATCCCATCAACCGCTATTCCATCAGCCCGAGGCAGGACCTGAAGAAGAACCCCGATGGTTCGGTCGATATCTACATCCAGAACGAATCGCCCGGCGCTGACAAGGAGGCAAACTGGCTGCCAGCCCCCAAGGGCAAGTTCATTCTGATGATGAGGCTTTACTGGCCGGACGAGAATCATCCATCGATCCTCGACGGATCATGGGTCATTCCGCCGGTCAAAAGGCTCGGCTGAGTTCTGATCGCGAGCGAAACGCTGCGCAGCAGCCGGGGATGCCCCCTGGGCGGTTCCCCGGCATGTGGAACGGTAACGTCAGTTCCGCTGGCGCCTCAAAAATGAAGCTTCGGCAATGTGCCGGAGGTACACGTAAAACGTGTACGTATAGAGTAATATTCCCAATAGGCTGAGCTGCGCCGCGGCACTTCTCAAGCCGCACGCGCCTGTTGGCGCTTCATGTCGCTAGGGCGTGCCGCGGCCGGACAGTTGCGGTCGCAGCCGTTGCGGGAATAGATCCTTTATTCTCAATCGAGTAGGTGGCGGCGACTCCGGGGGGGCCGGACGCCGCGTGAAAAGAATCTGCATCTGCTGTTGAATAAGATGCATCTGATCTCGCATCATGGCTTGCAGACCGGCGAGCGCAGGGCTATAAGACCGGCCTCGCGGCAAGCGATGTCGGAGTGTAGCGCAGTCTGGTAGCGCACCTCGTTCGGGACGAGGGGGTCGGAGGTTCGAATCCTCTCACTCCGACCATACGCCGCAAGGGTTTCAGTCCCTTCACCCCAGATCCACGGCGGACGTTACGGTGGATATTCACGGGGCCTGATCCGCCCATCTGAACGAGCGCTGTCCGGCGGTATTTTCCAGACGAGAAGACTTTGCCTTACGCCCGACCTCGCAATGGCGCTTATTGTCTGGTCGAGGAGTGATCCTGGTCGAAGCTCAGGAGCGGTTTGCTACCAGGCAACTGGCTGACGAGAGGCACAAGCGTCAACACCACGCGATGGGATCACGAGCACCGAGACACGCTGGCGTTCGCCTACCTAGGCCCGATGAAAGCCGCGCGTCGCGGCTGACAAAGAGTTGATGCGCCGGCCGCAGGCAATCCGCAGCAACGATGCAGAAAATCTGCCCAGCTTTACAGTAAGTTAGCGGGAGCCTCGGTCCTTTTCCGCTCTTGAGATGCAAATACCAACATTGAGACGCCATGCCTATTGTCGCTGGCATCCCCAACCTGACATATCACTGGCAACAGCTGATGGCCGCTTTCATGGGAAGCGGGCTTGTGATGCGTGGGGGTTTCCAGATGTCAACACAGCGTACAGAATCAGAGATCCTGTTGAGCGATGATTTCAACGGGAACGGTCCAATCGACTCAAGCAAGTGGGACTTCAATCACTGGCAGGCAAACGACAATCCAGCGTTTTACAACGGCACGAACGTCCGCCAGTCCTTGCCCGTCATGAGCGATGGGGTGATGCGCCTCCGTCTCGACACGTACCACGATGGCAATCGCGATTTTCCGCAATATGCGCCTTCGTTCCTGGGCAACGAAGCCATCTCACTTCAGAAGTTCAGCCTCGACAACGGGCCTTTGGCCTTCGAGGCGCGAATGAAATCCGACCAGACGCAGCCCGGGATTGTCATAGGGTTCTTCACCTTCGCCGGCCCGCGTGCGTCGCATGACGAGATCGATTGGGAGCTGATGTCCACGCGCTACAACGTGGCGCAGACCAATCCCTACCATAATGAAGACCTCTCCGAGGGGCACCCGAAGGACCACGATCTACCTGGTGGGCAGGGAGTTTATCATGACTATCGGATCGAGTGGTACAAGGGCGTCGTGATCTGGAAGATCGATGGGACGATTGTTCGTACCGAAACCTCGATCGTTCCTGAAAAGCCGATGAACGTGCATTTCAACATCTGGGGAGCACCGAGCGACTGGGTCGGCGTCGGCGATCCCTCGCTGACGGCAACGCGCGACCCCAACCAGAATCGCACCTTCTACGCCAGCGTCGATAGCGTCCAGGTGGAGCGTGTGGCTCAATCGGCGGGTTCGGCGGAGAGCGAGAACCTCGTCGGCACGGCCGGCGGCGAACATCTCTTTAGCGATGCGGGGAACGACGTCCTGCACGGTGCCGGCGGCGACGACGTCCTCGATGGCGGTGATGGCTACAACGCCGCGACCTACGCTGGGCGTGCGGATCATTTCGCGCTCAGCATGGATGCGGCACAACGTGCCGTCATCGTCGACGACCGCAGCGATGCCGAAGGCACCGATGTTGTCGTCAATATGCATGAGCTGCGCTTTGCCGACCAAACCATCGATCTCGTGCCGATGATCAAGGCAGCTAACGCCGATGCCGCAGACCTTGGAATGATCATCGATCTCTACACGTCGTATCTCGACCGCGCGCCCGACGCCATGGGGCTGTATTTCTGGACGAGTCTCCTGAGCGACGGGGTGGCCATTGGCGATATCGCCGAGCAGTTCTTTGCGGCGGCTGAACCAGGTCGCTTCGCCGGCAAGTCGACGGGCGAGGTCGTGGATCTGGCTTATCGCGAGATTCTAGGCCGAGCACCGGACGCCGATGGTTTCGCTTACTGGGTCGATGCCGTCGAAAGCGGCCGGTTGAATATCGAAGACGTACCGTTGGCCTTCATTCTGTCGGGGCGTTCGGGCGGGGCAGGCGCCGACGGTGCGCAACTCATCGAGAAAGCCGAGATTGCCGCCTATTTCGCCCTCGAGAAGGGGCTTGGCGATGGCGAAGGCGCCAAGGCCGTACTGGATGCGACCGACTTCGCGGCCGCCAAGGCCCTCGCGGATCTCTATGCTGCTGACGCGGCGGGCGAGAACGGCCAATTGGTGGCAAGCCTCCTCGGCACCGATGTCGCCGACTACACCTTGGCTGCCTGACAGATTGCGGCACGTCTTGAGATCAGCTGTCGCCAGCCTTCCCGGCGGGCGGCAACCTGACGGCGGAGGGCCTTCTCTTTGATCATCCCTGGTGGGCTGGTCTGCTGTGAAAGGTCGTGATGGGGCTGGAATGGCCTGTTTTTGCGTGCCACGTCTCCAGGACCCCATCGATGAACGAGCTTCCCCACTTCTCCCAACTTTACCGTGCTCGGCTGTACTTCCAGCAATCATCTGCCTTCAAATTGGTTAGTGGGTTGTATATAGCAGTACCTTGCGTTCGCCTTGTCAATTTTTGCGAGGCCGCATTCGTGCTGGTTATTTGAGGTCAACAAAACGTGGATGCGGGAGAAACTCTCATTCAAAGAGTAAAGCCTTTTCCCCACCTGCTATTTCCTCAAGACTGTTTACGACTGGCTGGATAAACTTACGCCCGAAATCTCTCGCGTCGGGCGGAGAGCGCGTCCTGCGCCGCCGGGACGGCATTCCCCGCGCGAAGGGTCATCTGATCCGAATACGCTGTCTAGATTGCTTGATGATATGGGCCCTTAAGCGCAGCAACAGCCACGAATTCTCGGACAGCCATGCTGCACGCGGGTTATCCAGATTTGAGCGCTAAGTCCACCTGCCGCCAATCCATCGCCCCATTCCCACGGTGCGCTACCGTACAAAGTGTGCAGCCGGCGAGCATTGCCTAGCAAATCCGGTCACTCTGAACGTATAGGTGATGTTGATAACCGGAGAGGCATATGACGAATGAGCAGCAGGCCCCGTCTCAGTCCTACCGCTTGTTTGTGGTTACAAATACCGGATCGCTTCTCGGCACCATCGTATTTGATCGACGCGCTGATGCGGCCGCTCTCAGTGGCACCCAGCAGGAGCACATCGCAGAAGCCTGGAAGGCAAAAGGCTCGCCGGTGCATCTGGCGCCGTCTGTCGAACTTTCCCCTATAGGGCCTTCCTAGAGATTATCCCCTCCCGCGACCTCACATCGGCTGCTGCACCATCGAGCCATTTCCGGCCGAGCCCCGTTTATGTCGTGAGTTGTGTATGCCTGAGCTTCTTGCCCGAACGCGGAACGGGGTTTTATCCAGCCTATCTCTGCCGGAAAAGGCCGTTTTGGCACCTCTTCTCGAGACGGTTGATCTTCCCAACAAAGCTGCCTTGGAGCTCGCCAACACTCCAATTGAGCATGTATACTTTCTGGAGTCTGGAATTGCATCCACTTTCACAGTGGCATCGTCACGTCAGCGGGCGGAGGCTGGACTCATTGGACGTGAAGGTCTGACCGGCTTGCCTGTCTTGCTCGGGATGGCTCAAGCCCCAAGCGAAACAATCATGCAGGTTACGGGGACTGGTTTTCGAGTCCGATCGCACGATCTGCAAGTCGTAATGCGTCATCATGAGGCGATACGGCAGAAGCTTCTCAAATTTGTGCTGGCCTTCCTGATACAAATTGGCTTTACCGCCCTTAGCAGGAGCCGTCTCAAGATCGAGGGGAGACTTGCACGGTGGATATTGATGTCAGCGGACCGCATGGATGACATCGATTTGCGGCTTACTCATGAATTTTTTGCCGATCTGATGAGCGTTAGGCGGGCGAGTATCACCGAGGCGATCCAGATGCTTGAATATAGGGGCCTGATACGCGCGGGACGACAAAGGATCGTGATACTGAATCGAACCGGCCTCCAGATGTTGACGATGGGAATTTATGGCGTCCCTGAGGCCGAATATGCTCGCCTCTTTGGCAAGAGCGTTTTCGACACCAGTTTGGCCTCGCCTGCTAAGTAGAGCAGCGCGCGACCCGTGAACTGGTGGCATGCGCTGTTGGAAGCGCGTGCGGCCCCTGAGGCGCCCGCACGCGTCCAGGATATCCTTACGCAAAAGCCGGGTGGTCCTCGGTCGAAATGCCAAGAATGCGGGTGACGAGCTGCATCGTGTCGCCGTTTTCTGCCGCGGATGCGTAGCCGTCCACGAGCGCGCGCCCCGCATAGAGATTTGGAGCGTCGAGAACGCTGCCGGCGTCGGCGCCGTCATTCAGTCCGTGCTCGAGCGCGTAATACGCGCTCAGGCTTGCCTTGGTCTTTACAATTTCGCCGTCTTGGCCAGCCTGGCCACTGGCTGACTGGATGAGAGCCAGGGCAAAATCACTGGCCGCGAGCTGGCCGGTTTCGATCATCCGAACCCAGAACTTGAGCCCATCGCTATCGGGCGCGCGGCCGAGGATGTCCATATAGGCTTGTGTGACCGCATTGGCCACAGACTGCCCTGTCGGCCGTGATCCCTCGGCTTCAGCGGAATCGTAGAAGCGCTGTGCGAGCTCGTCCAAGCTCATACCTTTGGCGTGCTCGACCGCCCAGAAAAACAGGCCGAGCGCATCAGGTGCGCGGTCGAAGTAGGCGTTGTAGAGGCTGATGATCGGCGCGAAGTCTTCCGCGTGGAGGTTCGCCGCCGCGAGCATCGATGTAAGGTCTACCGTCTGCCCATCAAACTCTGCATTTTCCACATTCGAGAGAGTATCCACGCCCTCAGCACCGGTGCGGTCTGCTACACTGAGCGTTCGCTCGCCTGAACGGGCGCTGATCGCGAAGCTGCTCGCCGCTGCCGTATACACTGCCGTGTCATTGCCCGCGCCGCCTTCGACGACATCGTTGCCGCCACCGCCTGTCAGCCTGTCATCGCCATCGCCGCCGTCGATATACTCATGAGCCGCGGTCCCCATGAGCGTATTGTGCGAGGCATCGCCCGTGACGCCAGCAATCTTCTCAACCTTCACGTCGTCGACATCAAAAAAGAAGGACTGGTTCTGGGCCTGGCTGGCGGCCGGCCGAAGGCTCGAATCGCCGGTCGGCCAGGACGCGGGTGGCGCCCAGATGTTGAAGTGCAAGGCCATCGCCTTGTCTGGTACCAAATTGGTTTCGGTACGCACAACCTGGCCATCGATCAGCCACCGCACCATGTTGGGCAGCCACTCGATCCGGTAGGTGTGGAAATCAGCCAGCGAGCCGCTAATCGGATAGGAAATGGGGTGGCCTTCGCCGAGCGGCTCGTTGTGATAGATGTTAGTCTGCATTTCATTGAAGCGGTTCGACATCGCTTCAAAGTCGATTTCGTCATGATTGCCCGGTGGGCCGGCAAAGGTGAAGAAGCCACCGATGATGCCACGTTGATCCTGTTCGTAGCGGACCCGGGCCTCGAAGGCGATTGGCCCGTTGCTGAGATCGAACAGCCGGTTGGTGATGGCCTCAGAGCCTACGAAAGACGTATGGTTGGGGTCCGTTGGATTGAAGCTGTCGAGCTGCAGGCGCATCACACCGTTTGAGGCTACGGGTAACGACTGCCGCTGCTGTGTATTGCCGTAATGGGATCCGCCACCATCCGGCGGTGTCCAAACATTGTAGTGCCATTTTGCTGAATCAACCGGTCCGTTCGTTGAGAAGTCATCGCTGAAGATGACTTCCGAACCTGTAAGCTGTGACGCCATGTTACCCCCCGTGTCCGGTTGCTCAAGCCGGAGCCATATGCAAAGCAGTTCCGGAATCTATGTCGCATGGCCTTTTTCGCTCCGGAATTGCGAGGGGCCCGAAGATATGGAATGCCCTTGTTCGTTTAGGAAACGATCAACTAAGTATCAAAAAATAATATACCGCGATCCGCTGCGTCAAAGCAAGACACGCCTTATGGTTCAAGCGTAGCGCACGCGACCCATGCGAATGGCCGCTTCGTTCCGTGAACATGCTTCCCCGCCGCATGGCGTGATAGGGTTCCGATCCGCGAAACGCTAGCCATTTCAAGCTCTAGCTGCAAAAAGACGAGGTACGAGCGCGTGCGAGCGATTGCTAGACAAGAGGAAGCCCGCATTGTGAAATCTCCGGACGGGCTGCGCACCGGATGCATAGACTACGAATACAACCTATTATGCGAGAACATTGATTTATACTGTAATCTATACTTGTGTTGCCGGTGCGTGTGTCGGACGCAACCGGCCACGCGGCGTGCCGAAGTGCTAGCGCTTCCAATGTGACTGGACAGAGGGGCC
This portion of the Chelatococcus sp. YT9 genome encodes:
- a CDS encoding family 16 glycosylhydrolase, yielding MPIVAGIPNLTYHWQQLMAAFMGSGLVMRGGFQMSTQRTESEILLSDDFNGNGPIDSSKWDFNHWQANDNPAFYNGTNVRQSLPVMSDGVMRLRLDTYHDGNRDFPQYAPSFLGNEAISLQKFSLDNGPLAFEARMKSDQTQPGIVIGFFTFAGPRASHDEIDWELMSTRYNVAQTNPYHNEDLSEGHPKDHDLPGGQGVYHDYRIEWYKGVVIWKIDGTIVRTETSIVPEKPMNVHFNIWGAPSDWVGVGDPSLTATRDPNQNRTFYASVDSVQVERVAQSAGSAESENLVGTAGGEHLFSDAGNDVLHGAGGDDVLDGGDGYNAATYAGRADHFALSMDAAQRAVIVDDRSDAEGTDVVVNMHELRFADQTIDLVPMIKAANADAADLGMIIDLYTSYLDRAPDAMGLYFWTSLLSDGVAIGDIAEQFFAAAEPGRFAGKSTGEVVDLAYREILGRAPDADGFAYWVDAVESGRLNIEDVPLAFILSGRSGGAGADGAQLIEKAEIAAYFALEKGLGDGEGAKAVLDATDFAAAKALADLYAADAAGENGQLVASLLGTDVADYTLAA
- a CDS encoding family 16 glycosylhydrolase; translated protein: MASQLTGSEVIFSDDFSTNGPVDSAKWHYNVWTPPDGGGSHYGNTQQRQSLPVASNGVMRLQLDSFNPTDPNHTSFVGSEAITNRLFDLSNGPIAFEARVRYEQDQRGIIGGFFTFAGPPGNHDEIDFEAMSNRFNEMQTNIYHNEPLGEGHPISYPISGSLADFHTYRIEWLPNMVRWLIDGQVVRTETNLVPDKAMALHFNIWAPPASWPTGDSSLRPAASQAQNQSFFFDVDDVKVEKIAGVTGDASHNTLMGTAAHEYIDGGDGDDRLTGGGGNDVVEGGAGNDTAVYTAAASSFAISARSGERTLSVADRTGAEGVDTLSNVENAEFDGQTVDLTSMLAAANLHAEDFAPIISLYNAYFDRAPDALGLFFWAVEHAKGMSLDELAQRFYDSAEAEGSRPTGQSVANAVTQAYMDILGRAPDSDGLKFWVRMIETGQLAASDFALALIQSASGQAGQDGEIVKTKASLSAYYALEHGLNDGADAGSVLDAPNLYAGRALVDGYASAAENGDTMQLVTRILGISTEDHPAFA
- a CDS encoding Crp/Fnr family transcriptional regulator codes for the protein MPELLARTRNGVLSSLSLPEKAVLAPLLETVDLPNKAALELANTPIEHVYFLESGIASTFTVASSRQRAEAGLIGREGLTGLPVLLGMAQAPSETIMQVTGTGFRVRSHDLQVVMRHHEAIRQKLLKFVLAFLIQIGFTALSRSRLKIEGRLARWILMSADRMDDIDLRLTHEFFADLMSVRRASITEAIQMLEYRGLIRAGRQRIVILNRTGLQMLTMGIYGVPEAEYARLFGKSVFDTSLASPAK
- a CDS encoding DUF1254 domain-containing protein, with product MKISRRAVSAGGLGLLAATALSPAHALDGPIADLVDGSEDFWLAVEAYIYGYPLVTMEMTRRVLTNVPAVEGTKGPMGQIIKLREYPNASFKDVTAPNADTLYTTAFVDVGKEPWVLSIPAMDDRYYLFPMLDGWTNVFQVPGQRTTGGKAQQYAITGPGWQGTLPAGVTQYVSPTNLVWILGRIYCTGTPEDYKAVHALQDQCKLVPLSSYGKDWQPPPGVVDPSIDMKTAVREQVNRMDAVSYFTLLSDLLKTNPPSEADAPILEKMARIGIVPGQDFDKSKLDAAFVKRIPEIGFARIMMHFKFSDGDIKDINGWAYTTKTGLYGTDYLQRALIAAIGLGANRPQDAIYPTSLKQRDGLFSRSYDGANKYVLTFPKGRTPPVRGFWSITMYDEKYFFVENPINRYSISPRQDLKKNPDGSVDIYIQNESPGADKEANWLPAPKGKFILMMRLYWPDENHPSILDGSWVIPPVKRLG